Proteins from one Paenibacillus amylolyticus genomic window:
- a CDS encoding GNAT family N-acetyltransferase, giving the protein MQADQHETSLLIRPARIEDSQQVIPLLVQAIGDIAYSLAGEADHEKAMQILQEFYVQEDNRISYRNVTVMEQDGLVAGILIAYDGGEADQLDQPILNRPGRSQEEKYALVKETRPGEYYLDTLSVSEAVQGRGIGRALMAAFEQQGRDLGHSQVSLIVERDNGRALMLYERQGYVKDDVIVIAGHEYNHMVKPLQ; this is encoded by the coding sequence ATGCAAGCAGATCAGCATGAGACCTCCCTTTTGATCAGACCTGCGCGCATAGAAGATTCACAGCAGGTCATTCCATTGTTGGTTCAGGCGATAGGAGATATTGCTTACTCGCTCGCGGGTGAGGCGGATCATGAGAAGGCGATGCAGATTTTGCAGGAGTTCTATGTTCAGGAAGACAATCGGATCAGCTATCGTAACGTAACGGTGATGGAGCAGGATGGACTGGTCGCGGGAATTCTCATAGCCTATGATGGCGGTGAGGCGGATCAGCTGGATCAGCCGATACTGAATCGCCCTGGTCGAAGCCAGGAAGAGAAGTATGCACTGGTCAAAGAAACCCGTCCGGGTGAGTATTATCTGGATACGCTCTCCGTAAGTGAAGCAGTTCAGGGGCGGGGCATCGGCCGGGCACTGATGGCTGCTTTTGAGCAGCAGGGCAGAGATCTGGGTCACTCTCAGGTATCCCTGATTGTAGAACGGGACAACGGCCGTGCGCTAATGCTCTATGAGCGGCAGGGATATGTCAAAGACGATGTGATTGTTATCGCAGGACATGAATATAATCATATGGTCAAGCCGCTTCAATAG
- a CDS encoding alpha/beta fold hydrolase produces the protein MAGDLGELLTALGTGPFILVGHSWGGPIVRAAASAHLSRLRGIILVDPSDEHCEMYFSKLAKKSFAMNGFLIPIMARTGLYKLLGSKAGSIQPADVATDHLKEDFTVKAASTMLAESKTFLSDMAALLEHPPALGDLEVSVISGTKPGKGEGKIRPALIQAHRQTVNKLSNARWIGRINRGIWLCIQTLRSLSMRLYE, from the coding sequence ATTGCAGGGGATCTTGGGGAACTGCTGACTGCGCTGGGCACGGGCCCATTTATTCTGGTTGGACATAGCTGGGGAGGTCCGATTGTACGGGCTGCGGCGTCTGCACATTTGTCTCGATTACGAGGCATTATTCTGGTGGACCCATCCGACGAGCATTGTGAAATGTATTTCTCCAAGCTTGCCAAAAAGAGCTTTGCCATGAATGGTTTCCTTATTCCAATCATGGCGCGTACGGGGTTGTATAAGTTGCTCGGCAGCAAAGCGGGAAGCATTCAGCCTGCCGATGTGGCTACAGATCATCTTAAAGAGGATTTCACTGTAAAGGCAGCCAGCACGATGCTTGCAGAAAGCAAAACATTTCTGAGTGACATGGCAGCGTTGTTGGAGCATCCGCCAGCTCTGGGTGATCTGGAAGTCAGCGTGATCTCGGGTACGAAACCGGGTAAGGGAGAGGGGAAAATCAGACCTGCGCTCATCCAGGCGCATCGCCAGACGGTGAACAAGCTATCCAATGCGAGATGGATTGGGCGGATCAATCGGGGCATATGGTTATGTATACAGACCCTCAGGTCATTATCGATGAGATTGTACGAATGA
- a CDS encoding alpha/beta hydrolase, translated as MNPNSSSHTFGSSAFVETRDGRKLHYMFRGTGDLTVVFESGMGASRSNWGLVAPAIAGYARAVVYDRAGAGRSDVDSAPAALNALQGILGNC; from the coding sequence ATGAATCCTAACTCTAGCTCACATACGTTTGGCTCAAGTGCGTTTGTGGAGACCCGCGATGGTCGTAAACTACATTATATGTTCAGAGGAACAGGGGATCTGACGGTGGTGTTTGAATCCGGTATGGGTGCCTCCAGATCGAACTGGGGATTAGTTGCACCAGCCATTGCTGGGTATGCACGCGCCGTCGTGTATGACAGGGCAGGGGCGGGACGAAGTGATGTGGACTCGGCTCCCGCAGCCTTGAACGCATTGCAGGGGATCTTGGGGAACTGCTGA
- a CDS encoding stalk domain-containing protein translates to MKKKFIIALSSFTLLGGMAIGAGAAPILEKITANLNWGINYNISGKAWSPVDQNGKKLAAITYNNTTYLPVRSVGEALGVAVDYNGSSQTLTLGEKSDTTPITSEKIEVKRDSFVTKDKQFTVQQDKDYESGVVMKEIFTYQEFTLLPEGKYQTIELSVFPVKMNNTVSLKVFDGEVLLKEFEVNASSGKQTASFDIGGVKKLRFTTDIPNIGFTSQSLFVTGSYK, encoded by the coding sequence GTGAAGAAAAAGTTTATTATTGCGTTATCTAGCTTTACACTTCTTGGAGGTATGGCTATTGGCGCCGGAGCAGCACCGATCCTCGAGAAAATTACGGCCAATCTGAATTGGGGAATCAATTACAACATTTCAGGCAAAGCATGGAGCCCCGTAGATCAAAATGGTAAGAAATTAGCTGCAATTACATATAACAATACGACATACCTACCTGTTCGTTCAGTAGGCGAAGCACTTGGAGTAGCAGTAGATTATAACGGTAGCAGCCAAACTCTTACGCTTGGTGAGAAATCAGATACAACACCTATTACATCCGAGAAAATTGAAGTGAAAAGAGATTCCTTTGTAACCAAAGATAAACAGTTTACAGTGCAACAAGACAAAGATTATGAATCAGGAGTAGTTATGAAAGAAATTTTTACATATCAAGAATTCACTCTACTCCCTGAAGGTAAATATCAAACAATCGAACTTTCCGTATTCCCTGTGAAAATGAACAATACTGTTAGTCTAAAAGTATTCGATGGAGAAGTGTTGCTTAAAGAATTCGAAGTCAATGCTTCTAGTGGGAAACAAACAGCTTCATTTGATATCGGTGGAGTTAAAAAACTTAGATTCACTACAGATATACCAAATATAGGTTTCACGTCACAGTCCCTGTTTGTGACTGGTAGCTACAAATAA
- a CDS encoding alpha/beta hydrolase codes for MKHIYKAGAQADAPTILLLHGTGGTENDLIGLAEMIAPGAGILGVRGNVSENGMPRFFRRLAEGIFDEEDLIARTAELGSFVDAAAVEYGFDRSNVYALGYSNGANIAASLIFHQADVFKGAILHHPMVPLRGLELPDLKGLPVFIGAGENDPIVPRLETEELSSLLSGAGADVTMHWERQGHQLTRTEAEAAAAWFKTQG; via the coding sequence ATGAAACATATCTATAAAGCAGGTGCACAGGCTGATGCGCCAACAATCCTGCTGCTTCACGGTACAGGTGGTACGGAGAACGATCTGATCGGTCTTGCGGAGATGATCGCGCCAGGAGCGGGAATCCTTGGGGTGCGGGGTAACGTATCGGAGAACGGGATGCCCCGTTTCTTCCGCCGCTTGGCCGAAGGTATTTTTGACGAAGAAGACTTGATTGCTCGTACGGCAGAGTTGGGATCTTTTGTCGATGCGGCTGCGGTGGAATACGGTTTCGATCGGTCCAACGTGTATGCACTGGGCTACTCTAACGGTGCCAACATTGCCGCAAGCCTGATCTTCCATCAAGCGGATGTATTCAAAGGTGCGATTCTGCATCATCCAATGGTACCGCTGCGCGGACTGGAATTGCCGGATCTGAAAGGTTTGCCTGTGTTCATTGGTGCAGGCGAGAACGATCCGATTGTACCCAGACTTGAAACCGAGGAACTGTCTTCACTGCTCAGCGGTGCAGGTGCCGATGTAACCATGCACTGGGAGCGTCAGGGTCATCAGTTGACACGTACCGAGGCAGAAGCCGCGGCAGCTTGGTTTAAGACACAGGGGTAA
- a CDS encoding ring-cleaving dioxygenase, translating into MMFRTSGIHHITAFVDDAQKNVDFYAGVLGLRLVKKTINFDAPDVYHLYYGNEQGAPGTIITFFPQQNSRRGVIGSGQTGVTVYAVPVGSLPFWKERLASFDIPYENKTRFGEQYIRFFDKGGLLLELVEREGGQPSKWTFNGVTPEHAIKGFGGAVLFSHVPEKTMDVLVSKLGLEQVGEEDGILRLQASGDIGQIIDIQSTGIQRGIGGAGTVHHIAWRAKDYTEHEQIQQDLEQSGYHPTPVIDRQYFNAVYFREPGGILFELATDPPGFARDEPAERMGEKLMLPEWYEPQREQIEQLLPRIEVREWKGESKS; encoded by the coding sequence ATTATGTTCAGAACTTCGGGCATTCATCATATTACAGCTTTTGTAGACGATGCACAGAAAAACGTTGATTTTTACGCAGGCGTGTTGGGCCTCAGACTGGTGAAAAAAACAATTAACTTTGATGCACCAGACGTGTATCACTTGTATTACGGGAATGAGCAGGGTGCGCCGGGCACAATTATCACCTTCTTCCCGCAGCAGAATTCAAGAAGAGGTGTCATAGGTTCAGGTCAGACTGGAGTTACCGTATATGCGGTTCCGGTGGGAAGCCTGCCTTTCTGGAAAGAACGCCTTGCATCCTTCGATATTCCATATGAAAATAAAACCAGATTCGGTGAGCAGTATATCCGTTTCTTTGACAAAGGCGGCTTGTTGCTTGAACTGGTTGAACGCGAAGGTGGTCAGCCAAGCAAATGGACGTTTAACGGTGTAACACCGGAACATGCCATCAAAGGATTCGGCGGTGCGGTACTGTTCAGTCATGTTCCTGAGAAAACCATGGACGTATTGGTGAGCAAACTGGGTCTGGAGCAGGTTGGCGAAGAAGATGGAATCCTCCGTCTTCAGGCAAGCGGTGATATCGGTCAGATTATCGACATTCAGTCTACAGGCATCCAACGCGGGATTGGCGGAGCCGGAACGGTTCACCATATTGCATGGCGTGCGAAAGATTATACGGAGCATGAACAAATTCAACAGGATCTTGAACAATCCGGGTACCATCCAACGCCGGTCATTGACCGTCAATACTTCAATGCGGTGTATTTCCGGGAGCCGGGAGGCATACTGTTCGAACTGGCTACAGATCCTCCGGGATTTGCACGGGATGAACCCGCAGAGAGAATGGGCGAGAAACTGATGCTGCCTGAATGGTATGAACCACAGCGCGAGCAGATTGAACAATTGTTGCCACGAATTGAAGTACGTGAATGGAAGGGAGAGTCCAAATCATGA
- a CDS encoding hemolysin family protein gives MDGIIALNLFLVAVFIGLTAFFVGAEFAILKVRMSRIDQLISEGNKKAVLAKKVAHNLDYYLSACQLGITITALVLGALGEPTVEKMLHPLFERLEVPAALSTVLSYGIALAIITFLHVVIGELAPKTLAIQFAERMTLLLAPPLYWFGKIMNPFIYALNGAARLLLGIFGVKPAGHDTVHSEEELKLIMAQSYESGEINQTELDYLKNIFAFDERLLQEIMIPRDKIVTLNKEMPLDQIIETLNRHEYTRYPVITNGDQAHFVGFINTKEMLTSVAAGRAFNMETFVHNTPSFSERSPIKDVLIQMQQSRVHIATVKNEAGVTVGMVTMEDILEEIVGDIKDEYEHKDLVNPPKRMKLV, from the coding sequence TTGGACGGAATAATAGCCTTGAATTTATTTTTAGTAGCCGTATTTATAGGTCTGACAGCCTTTTTCGTTGGAGCCGAATTTGCAATTCTTAAAGTACGGATGTCCCGAATCGATCAATTGATCTCGGAAGGCAACAAAAAGGCAGTACTGGCCAAAAAAGTGGCACACAACCTGGATTATTATCTGTCGGCATGTCAATTGGGGATTACCATCACGGCATTGGTATTGGGAGCCTTGGGTGAACCTACTGTTGAGAAAATGCTGCACCCGCTATTTGAGCGCTTGGAAGTGCCGGCGGCGTTGTCTACCGTTCTTTCGTATGGTATTGCACTGGCGATCATTACGTTCCTGCACGTAGTTATTGGTGAATTGGCACCGAAAACACTCGCGATTCAGTTTGCAGAGAGAATGACGCTGTTGCTGGCACCACCATTGTACTGGTTCGGTAAAATCATGAATCCATTCATCTACGCGCTGAATGGGGCTGCACGTCTGTTGCTTGGCATATTTGGTGTAAAACCCGCCGGGCATGATACGGTTCACTCGGAAGAAGAGTTGAAGCTGATTATGGCACAGAGCTATGAGAGTGGCGAGATCAACCAGACAGAGCTGGACTATCTCAAAAACATTTTTGCTTTTGATGAGCGTCTGCTTCAGGAGATCATGATTCCAAGAGATAAAATTGTTACCTTAAATAAAGAAATGCCGCTTGATCAGATCATTGAGACGTTGAATCGACATGAATACACGAGATACCCTGTTATTACAAATGGAGATCAGGCGCATTTTGTTGGTTTCATCAATACAAAAGAAATGCTGACGAGTGTGGCTGCAGGCCGCGCCTTCAATATGGAGACATTTGTTCATAATACGCCGAGTTTCTCCGAGCGTTCTCCGATCAAGGACGTGCTGATTCAGATGCAGCAAAGCCGTGTACACATTGCAACCGTGAAAAACGAGGCAGGTGTTACGGTAGGTATGGTTACGATGGAGGATATCCTTGAAGAGATTGTCGGAGATATCAAGGATGAATACGAGCACAAAGATTTGGTGAATCCTCCAAAAAGAATGAAGTTGGTTTAA
- a CDS encoding hemolysin family protein codes for MDIITILNIALLIILIALTAFFVASEFAVVKIRTSRVDQLVAEGNKKAVLAKKVVSDLDYYLSACQLGITVTALGLGALGKPTVERLLYPVFNYLDVPASISSIASYAIAFILVTFLHVVVGEMAPKTLAIQFSEKLTLLLSPPLYWFGKIMYPFIWALNGASRVILRGFGVKPAGHDQAYSEDEIKIIMNQSYEGDEDNKTKLSYLENVFVFDERDAKDIMVPRTELVTLNQDMTYDDIIPILDEHNYSRYPVIEDGDKDRIIGVVNVKKILPDMVAAKSYQLSDFVREIPFVSEVTRIQDAMIKMQQERVHMAVVVDEYGGTSGIITMEDILEELVGEIRDEFDADEVADIQETGENQYLINGRVLLDEVERQFGLSFEGNEEMDTVAGWIQYQKGVGVEKGDTVEHGDYVWTVVDAENYHIKQVLLERVSGAEVEEAASDLA; via the coding sequence TTGGACATAATTACCATATTGAATATCGCTTTACTTATTATCTTGATTGCATTGACTGCATTTTTCGTAGCATCGGAGTTCGCTGTAGTCAAAATTCGTACATCAAGAGTGGATCAACTGGTTGCGGAAGGCAATAAAAAGGCAGTACTCGCCAAGAAAGTTGTCTCGGACCTGGATTATTATCTGTCAGCTTGTCAGCTCGGTATCACAGTCACCGCTCTGGGACTGGGAGCACTGGGAAAACCGACGGTTGAGAGATTGTTATACCCGGTATTCAATTATTTAGATGTGCCTGCTTCAATCTCATCCATTGCTTCATATGCAATTGCCTTTATCCTCGTCACGTTCTTGCATGTGGTGGTTGGTGAGATGGCACCCAAAACATTGGCGATTCAGTTCTCGGAAAAACTGACGTTATTGCTCTCGCCGCCTTTATATTGGTTTGGTAAAATCATGTATCCGTTCATCTGGGCACTTAATGGAGCCTCACGTGTTATTTTGCGGGGATTCGGTGTAAAGCCTGCCGGACATGATCAAGCCTACTCGGAGGACGAGATCAAAATTATCATGAACCAGAGTTATGAAGGGGACGAGGACAACAAGACCAAGCTTTCATATCTGGAAAATGTATTTGTGTTCGACGAACGTGATGCCAAAGACATCATGGTCCCACGTACGGAACTGGTGACTTTGAATCAGGACATGACCTATGACGATATTATTCCTATATTGGATGAACATAACTATTCACGTTACCCTGTCATCGAGGATGGGGACAAGGACCGCATTATCGGCGTTGTGAATGTGAAAAAGATTTTGCCTGACATGGTTGCTGCAAAATCGTATCAACTAAGCGATTTCGTTCGAGAAATTCCGTTTGTTTCCGAAGTTACACGTATTCAGGATGCGATGATTAAAATGCAGCAGGAACGTGTACACATGGCCGTGGTCGTGGATGAATATGGTGGTACTTCGGGAATCATTACGATGGAGGATATTCTGGAGGAACTCGTCGGTGAGATTCGGGATGAATTCGATGCCGATGAGGTAGCTGATATCCAGGAGACCGGAGAGAATCAATATCTCATCAATGGCCGGGTACTGTTGGATGAAGTGGAGCGGCAGTTTGGGCTTAGTTTTGAAGGAAATGAAGAGATGGATACGGTAGCCGGATGGATTCAGTACCAGAAGGGTGTAGGTGTGGAAAAAGGCGACACAGTAGAACACGGGGATTATGTCTGGACCGTTGTTGATGCCGAGAACTATCACATCAAGCAAGTGCTTCTGGAACGAGTGAGCGGCGCTGAGGTTGAGGAAGCTGCAAGCGATCTGGCGTGA
- the purD gene encoding phosphoribosylamine--glycine ligase: MDILVVGGGGREHAIIWALAKSPKVGKIHCAPGNAGIAQLAECHAIAVNEFDKLKALAVELKVGLVVIGPDDPLADGIVDAFDSTGIPVFGPRRNAAEIEGSKTFMKDLLHKYNIPTAAYEKFDNYEQAQAYLNEQAIPVVVKADGLAAGKGVTVAYSRDEADQALRSIMVDKVFGEAGAKVIIEEFLAGQEMSILAFVDGETVRPMAAAQDHKPVFDNDQGPNTGGMGTYSPLPHIPVSIIEEAVETIIKPTAKAMVSEGRPFQGVLFAGLMISPDGKPKTIEFNARFGDPETQVVLPRLNSDLFDIFWATVHGKLADIEIEWSDEAAVCVVLASGGYPGPYAKGVVIEGLDQVDDAVVFHAGTARNEAGDWVTNGGRILGVVGLGADIAEARNKAYAQAEHIQFDGKHQRTDIAAKALV, encoded by the coding sequence ATGGATATTCTGGTAGTAGGCGGCGGTGGCCGGGAGCATGCAATCATCTGGGCATTGGCGAAGAGTCCGAAGGTAGGCAAGATTCACTGTGCACCGGGAAATGCAGGCATTGCTCAGCTCGCTGAGTGTCATGCGATTGCAGTGAATGAATTTGATAAACTTAAGGCTCTTGCTGTAGAGCTTAAAGTGGGATTGGTGGTTATTGGTCCGGATGATCCGCTCGCGGATGGAATCGTGGATGCATTTGATTCGACAGGTATTCCGGTATTTGGACCTCGTCGCAATGCAGCAGAGATTGAGGGAAGTAAAACGTTCATGAAGGATCTGCTGCATAAATACAATATTCCAACGGCAGCCTATGAGAAATTCGACAACTACGAACAGGCTCAAGCCTACCTGAATGAACAAGCGATTCCTGTTGTGGTCAAGGCAGATGGGTTGGCAGCGGGTAAAGGTGTGACGGTAGCTTATTCGCGTGATGAGGCTGATCAGGCACTTCGCAGCATCATGGTGGACAAAGTGTTTGGTGAAGCAGGTGCCAAAGTGATCATCGAGGAATTCCTTGCAGGGCAGGAAATGTCCATTCTGGCCTTTGTCGATGGAGAGACGGTTCGTCCGATGGCCGCTGCACAGGATCACAAACCTGTATTCGACAATGATCAGGGGCCAAACACAGGCGGTATGGGTACATACTCACCATTGCCTCATATTCCTGTATCCATTATTGAAGAAGCCGTGGAGACGATCATCAAACCAACGGCTAAAGCAATGGTGTCGGAGGGACGTCCATTCCAGGGTGTATTGTTTGCCGGACTGATGATCTCGCCCGATGGCAAACCCAAAACGATTGAGTTCAATGCACGTTTTGGTGATCCCGAGACACAGGTAGTATTGCCACGTCTGAACAGCGACTTGTTCGATATCTTCTGGGCAACCGTTCATGGCAAGCTGGCTGACATTGAGATTGAATGGAGCGATGAAGCCGCTGTATGTGTGGTGCTTGCTTCCGGAGGTTATCCGGGTCCTTATGCCAAAGGTGTAGTCATTGAAGGACTCGATCAGGTGGATGATGCGGTGGTATTCCACGCAGGTACAGCGCGTAATGAAGCAGGAGACTGGGTTACCAACGGTGGACGGATCCTGGGCGTAGTTGGCCTTGGTGCTGATATTGCGGAAGCTAGAAACAAAGCCTATGCACAGGCAGAGCATATTCAATTTGATGGCAAACATCAGCGGACGGATATTGCTGCTAAAGCACTCGTATAG
- the purH gene encoding bifunctional phosphoribosylaminoimidazolecarboxamide formyltransferase/IMP cyclohydrolase: protein MSIKRALVSVSDKTGIVDFCRELSQMGVEIISTGGTSSLLSKEGVPVIGISDVTGFPEIMDGRVKTLHPAVHSGLLAVRDNEEHTRQMEELGLGYIDLVVVNLYPFQETIAKPDVAYEDAIENIDIGGPTMLRSAAKNHAFVSVVVDASDYSQVLEEVRNGGDTTLETRKRLAAKVFRHTAAYDALISDYLSNVNGDPLPERLTVTYEKLQDLRYGENPHQQAAFYRKPLAAQDTLTTAEQLHGKELSYNNINDANAALQVVKEFEEPAVVAVKHMNPCGVGIGASIYEAYSKAYAADPTSIFGGIVAANRIIDSDTAGKLSEIFLEIVLAPDFTQEALDILTKKKNIRLLKTGELNAARNRESQFVVTSIDGGMIVQQSDVHSIEASELNVVTDRAPSEEELKQLLFGWKVVKHVKSNAIVLAANDMTVGVGAGQMNRVGAAKIAIEQAGEQAKGAILASDAFFPMGDTLELAAKAGITAVIQPGGSIKDEESIKVANEYGIAMVFTGVRHFKH, encoded by the coding sequence GTGAGTATCAAAAGAGCGCTGGTCAGCGTATCGGATAAAACAGGCATCGTGGACTTTTGCCGCGAGCTGTCGCAAATGGGTGTGGAGATTATTTCGACAGGAGGTACAAGCAGCCTGTTGTCGAAGGAAGGCGTACCTGTCATCGGAATTTCGGATGTGACCGGATTCCCGGAAATTATGGACGGACGTGTTAAAACATTGCATCCGGCAGTTCATAGTGGATTGTTGGCTGTGCGTGACAACGAAGAGCACACACGCCAGATGGAAGAACTCGGTCTCGGCTATATTGATCTGGTTGTCGTGAACTTGTATCCATTCCAAGAGACTATTGCGAAACCTGACGTAGCGTACGAAGATGCCATCGAGAACATCGATATCGGTGGTCCAACGATGCTTCGTTCGGCAGCCAAAAACCATGCTTTTGTCAGTGTCGTTGTAGACGCATCTGATTATAGCCAAGTGTTGGAGGAAGTACGCAACGGTGGCGATACCACTCTCGAAACTCGCAAACGGCTTGCGGCAAAAGTGTTCCGTCATACGGCGGCTTACGATGCACTCATATCCGACTACCTGTCCAACGTAAATGGTGATCCGCTACCAGAGCGTCTGACGGTTACTTACGAAAAACTCCAGGATTTGCGTTATGGCGAGAATCCACACCAGCAGGCGGCATTCTACCGCAAACCGCTGGCGGCTCAAGATACGTTGACAACAGCCGAGCAATTGCATGGCAAGGAGTTGTCTTACAATAACATCAACGATGCGAACGCAGCATTGCAGGTTGTCAAAGAATTTGAAGAACCGGCGGTTGTTGCGGTTAAACATATGAACCCATGCGGTGTGGGCATTGGCGCAAGTATCTATGAAGCTTACAGTAAGGCATATGCTGCAGATCCAACGTCTATCTTTGGTGGTATTGTGGCAGCAAACCGCATTATCGACAGCGATACAGCGGGCAAATTGAGCGAGATTTTCCTGGAAATCGTCCTTGCTCCTGACTTTACACAAGAGGCTCTCGATATCCTGACGAAGAAGAAAAACATTCGTTTGCTCAAAACGGGTGAGCTGAATGCTGCTCGTAATCGGGAAAGCCAATTTGTGGTGACGTCCATCGACGGTGGCATGATCGTGCAACAGTCGGATGTACACTCCATCGAAGCGAGCGAACTGAACGTAGTAACAGATCGTGCACCATCCGAAGAAGAACTGAAACAGTTGTTATTTGGCTGGAAAGTAGTTAAACACGTGAAATCCAACGCGATTGTCCTGGCTGCCAATGACATGACGGTGGGTGTGGGCGCAGGACAAATGAATCGTGTGGGTGCAGCCAAGATTGCGATTGAGCAAGCGGGCGAGCAAGCAAAAGGAGCTATTCTGGCTTCCGATGCGTTCTTCCCCATGGGTGATACGCTGGAACTGGCAGCAAAAGCCGGCATTACAGCGGTAATTCAACCTGGTGGTTCAATCAAAGATGAAGAGTCCATCAAAGTAGCCAATGAATACGGAATTGCCATGGTCTTCACAGGCGTTCGTCACTTCAAACACTAG
- the purN gene encoding phosphoribosylglycinamide formyltransferase: MANYRIAVFASGEGTNFQSLVDAVRNGGLDASVDLLVCDKPSARVVQRAQDAGVDCHLFTPKNYASREAYEAEIVEVLESKKIDLVVLAGYMRLLTSVVVDRYAGRLINIHPSLLPAFAGKDAIGQALEYGVKVTGVTVHFVDGGMDTGPIIAQHPVPILPEDTPESISRSIHAAEQQLYPEVVSWFAHGLVHLDGRHVTVNKPV, translated from the coding sequence ATGGCGAACTACCGCATAGCTGTATTTGCCTCGGGTGAAGGGACTAACTTTCAGTCATTGGTCGATGCAGTACGGAACGGTGGGCTGGATGCATCCGTAGATCTGCTCGTATGTGACAAACCATCTGCACGTGTTGTGCAGCGGGCACAGGACGCAGGCGTGGATTGTCATCTGTTTACTCCGAAAAATTATGCTTCCCGTGAAGCCTATGAGGCCGAGATCGTGGAAGTGCTTGAATCCAAAAAAATCGACCTGGTCGTTCTTGCGGGATATATGAGATTGCTGACTTCGGTTGTGGTGGATCGTTATGCAGGGCGCTTGATTAACATTCACCCGTCCTTGTTGCCGGCATTTGCAGGCAAAGATGCGATTGGACAGGCACTGGAGTATGGCGTGAAAGTGACGGGTGTGACTGTGCATTTTGTGGACGGAGGCATGGATACCGGACCGATTATTGCCCAGCATCCGGTTCCCATTCTGCCAGAGGATACACCAGAGTCAATCAGCCGTTCCATTCATGCAGCCGAACAGCAGCTATATCCTGAGGTTGTTTCCTGGTTCGCTCATGGTCTGGTTCATTTAGATGGACGTCACGTCACGGTTAACAAACCGGTTTGA
- the purM gene encoding phosphoribosylformylglycinamidine cyclo-ligase, with amino-acid sequence MSEAYKKAGVDIAAGNEAVERMKKHVKRTFRPEVMTDLGGFGALFGLNKDKYDEPVLVSGTDGVGTKLKIAFAMDRHDTIGIDAVAMCVNDIVVQGAEPLFFLDYLACDKVIPEKIEAIVAGIAEGCHQSGCALIGGETAEMPGMYSEGEYDIAGFTVGIVDKAKIINGTTIAPGDTVIGLASSGVHSNGFSLVRRLLLEDAGLDLHDEVAELGGKLGDSLLEPTKIYVKPLLSLLEKVKVKGMAHITGGGFIENIPRMLPSNVNVDINYGSWPILPIFNLLQEKGSVSNRDMFTTFNMGVGLVLVVNEADAAEALQQLKAFGEEAYIIGRVTEGDARVTFTGADV; translated from the coding sequence GTGTCTGAAGCATATAAAAAGGCCGGCGTCGATATCGCGGCAGGTAATGAAGCGGTTGAACGGATGAAAAAACACGTGAAGCGTACCTTCCGTCCGGAAGTGATGACAGATCTGGGTGGATTCGGTGCCCTGTTCGGTTTAAACAAAGATAAATACGATGAGCCAGTGCTTGTCTCGGGAACGGATGGCGTAGGCACCAAGCTGAAAATTGCATTTGCGATGGATCGTCATGACACGATCGGTATCGACGCGGTAGCCATGTGTGTGAACGACATTGTGGTACAGGGTGCAGAACCACTCTTCTTCCTTGACTATCTGGCTTGTGACAAAGTTATCCCTGAGAAGATTGAAGCTATTGTTGCAGGTATCGCTGAGGGCTGTCATCAATCGGGATGTGCGCTGATCGGTGGGGAGACGGCAGAGATGCCGGGCATGTACAGTGAAGGTGAATACGATATTGCCGGATTCACGGTAGGCATCGTGGACAAAGCGAAGATCATCAACGGTACAACCATCGCCCCTGGCGACACAGTAATTGGATTGGCTTCTAGCGGTGTGCACAGTAACGGATTCTCGCTGGTGCGCAGACTTTTGTTGGAAGATGCGGGACTTGATCTGCATGATGAAGTAGCGGAGCTGGGTGGTAAGCTGGGGGATTCCCTGCTGGAGCCTACGAAGATCTATGTTAAACCTCTGTTGTCCCTGCTGGAAAAGGTAAAAGTAAAAGGCATGGCACATATTACAGGTGGCGGCTTCATCGAGAATATTCCACGTATGTTGCCAAGCAACGTGAATGTGGATATTAATTACGGCTCTTGGCCGATCCTGCCGATCTTCAACCTGTTGCAGGAAAAGGGATCTGTCTCGAACCGTGACATGTTCACCACATTTAACATGGGTGTTGGACTTGTACTGGTTGTTAATGAAGCAGATGCAGCCGAAGCTCTGCAACAACTGAAAGCATTTGGTGAAGAAGCGTACATCATTGGACGTGTTACTGAAGGAGATGCGCGAGTAACCTTCACGGGAGCGGATGTTTAA